The stretch of DNA atcttaatttgagccaatttgctacagcaggaaaataatcctgcagcaacaggaaatgttaaatattatgtggattattaaaccatttttcacaagggaaaatcaagtctgaaatgtcatagtggcaattacaaacttcagaagactTTTTAAACCATTGcaggaaagttatcctgcaaTAGGTTGGATCAAAtgaagattctacatctgtaccACTAGCTGGCATTATATTACAAATGCATACTGTAGCCATGTAAAAGCATTCAATTAGGGCATGCCAATGTTTTATATCTGTCTTTCATTTGATCTTAAATGTCTAATGTACATCTAATGTACGTCTCTGTAGGTATGCAATTATGATCCAAAGATGAACGCATGAATGAAGAAATTGACATAATTGATTAGTACAGACAATTTTGCAGATTACAAATTACCATGAGATGCCAATTGTAGGCAATGAGTAATGCAATCTGAAGTATACATTGTCAGTGACGAACACTGTGTGTTCTGGTatttcccctctcctctactaGCAACCTTGTGACTGCAATTTAACACAGAGGGGAGAAAGTCCCCAAAGACTAGATAGAAAATAGGAGACATTGTAACTAGTGTGTCTAGTGCATTAAAGATATTGAGAGACAATTTCCCCTTAAATTGCTTCTCAGTCTCCATAGATGTGTAGAGTGGatttcgaaagtattcagacccgttgactttttccacattttgatgaataaataaaaaatcctcacagtctacacacaataccttgtAATGACATAGCTAAATCaaattttttgacatttttggaaatatcacatttacataagtattcagacctttcactcagtactttgttgaagcacctttggcagcgattacaacctcgagtcgccttgggtatgacactacaagcttgttACACCTGTATTTGGTCTGTCCCaatcttctctgaagatcctggggagtatcgctgcacagctattttcaggtcttttcagggatgttcgatcaggttgaagtccaggctctggctgggccactcgaggtcattcagagacttgtcccgaagccactcctgtattgtcttggctgtgtgcttagggtcgttgtcctgttggcaggtgaaccttcgcaccaatctgaggtcttgagcgctctggagcaggttttcatcaaggatctctctgtactttgctccgttcatctttctctcaatcctgattagtctcccagtccctgccgctgaaaaacatccccacagcatgatgctgccaccacaatgcttcactgtagggatggtgccaggtttactccagacttgactcttggcattcaggcaaaataattcaatcatggtttcatcagaccagacaatcttgtttctcatggtctgagagtttttaggtgccttttggcaaactctaatgtgccttttactgaggattggcttccgtctggccactaccataaaggtctgattggtggaatgctgcagagatggttgtccttctggaaggttctcccatctacacagcGGAACTCTGGAGttgtgtcagagtgaccatcgggttcttagtcacctccctgaccaaggctcttctcccccgattgctcagtttgactgggtggccagctctaggaagagtcttggtggttccaaacttcttccatttaagaatgatttaggtcactatgttcttggggaccttcaatgctgcagaaatgttgtggtacccttccccagatctgtgcctcaacaaaatcctgtctcggagctctacgcacaattccttcgacctcatgacttggtttcaacaaatcatgtccaatcaattgaatttaccacaggtagactccaatcaagttgttgaaacatctcaatgatgatcaatggaaacaggatgcacctgagtctcatagcaaagggcctgaatatttatgtaaatacgTATTCATTTATTTCTGCAAAAAAattcaaaaacctgttttcactttgtcattatgggatattgtgtgtagattgatgatggaaaaaaatattttatccattttagaataaggctgtaacataacaaaatgtggaaaaaatcaaggggtctgaataatttccgaatgcaccgtatataCTTGTGCTCTATGTTGAAACATGGAGAATTCAATTCTCTTACGGAAAGAACACATGAATTTGTGTGTGAAGTCATGTGATTTTCCACAATCATGTAGTTTTTCTGTAATGGCTATAGGTCCCAAAATGTAAAATGCTGAATAGGGATTTAAGTAGAAAAAATGTCAACTTTATCACTACGTTTTTACAAAACAAACTGAAAACCTTGCcataaaaataatacaaaaatagaATGTGCCAGACCTTGGATCTTTTTTAAAACTTCTAAGATGTGTTTCTTTGTGTTTGAATAGAAGATAGAGTAGCTTTTTCATCAGGCACTGTAGGTAGAAAGGGGCCTTAACAGATGAACAGATATATCTACTCTAGTTTTAAGTGCaggtattgttttgtgtttgcaCCCAGGTTGCCAAGACGACCTGGAAAATAGGTTGAGATGCGGCCACAGATAAAAAGGTGCAGATGAGAAAGTCAGAGGTGCAAGACGAggcgagatggagagaagaggctgAGAGCAAATGTCTTGGTTTCCTGTGAGTGCATGACTCTGGAGCTGCAGTGCCACAGGCTGTTATAGAGGTGTGTATATAAACGCTCTCAGCCAGAAGCTGTGCTGCCAGTTACAGAGACCCAATTACACTGAGGcacacctacagtatgtacatCAGCTGCAACTTCCTGGCAAACATGTAACATAGGGCCCAGTTGGGTGGCATAGAAACGCCTGTAAGAAGTAAGAAGGATGAACGTTTGGCCATATTTATTGTAGTTGATCGCACATTTTCCAAACTGTAACCTGTATTTTCTTCATTCATTTCGACTAACCTGTGTATCCTGCCAGTGCTGCGGCGGGGATGACAGGTTTGTCCTTGCTGAGGTCTGAGCACTCCCTGACGTAGTCCTTGAAGGTTCCCTTGGGCTTGTGTCCATGCAGGGTGCTGGGGTAGTCCTCGGAGTCGAAGCTGTCATACGATGGGACGCGCTGCAGACTGCTGAAGGAGGACTGGCTGCTCCAGGACTGGGTCAGACGGTCACAGCTTTCAAAGCTCTCGTTGCTCTCAAACGAGTCCTGGCCTCCCAGCTTACCTGAgacacagagaggtggagagcagAATCTGTTAGTTTTATTGCCTCATAGTGTGAGAAGGAATGAAAATAGAATCTGAAAGTAAATAGTTTAGAGCAGTGACATTACGATTTGACAGAGGACAATATTTATGGCAGCAATACACAGACATTGGCAGTAAATTACACTCTCACTGAGCTTCTTTGTTCTGTATAACGTAATGGTATGGTCCTGGTCCCTTCATTTCACACTCAGTTTAGCATGTGCAACTGCgatttggttttgtctaattggaaGAAGATCAATGCAAATTTCCTTGCTATTTCTGGCCTCGGCAAAGATAAAAGGAGCATTTCAACTGAGAGCTATTAAAGAATGAAAGATAATCCAGTGCCTCGACTGATACTGAAATCTTCAATTGCACAAATTGAAGCCACATGTGGTTTTCGGTGGTGCCACAAATACTTTCCCACATTTAGAAAGCACAATGTGCTGCCAAAAACCCTGGGATTTATTATGTACGAGGCCTGGACATACCTTGCAGGCGAATGCCCAGTCAGTCCACTGGACGGGCCTGtgtactgtaaactccctgacagCCCTTACTAATTTGTTAAACCGGGGGATTTGAGAAGAAAATCCTCGCTTTATTGGTATTAATGTAAACCACGTTGTTAATTCTTCTCCAAACTATCAGTAGGAAAGCAAACAGTGGTGCATGTGGCAGGTAAACAGAACGATTCATGAGAACGAAAAACCACGCTCTgacactctctgtcactctctgtcacttTATGTCCTTGCTGAGAACCACCTCAaggttgagagaaaaaaaaattgagagaaaaaaatgtGGTTGTTCTTGAAGGTTACATCGCTTGGGCTGTTTTACATGAAAGCTATAGGGACAGACAGCGCTAACGCACCGTGTGGCTTTGTTCTCTTCTCACTCTGACATAAACAATTGACTTATTATCTCCTCGAGACGGGTTTGCTTGAACCACAAGCCAGCCTTAGGGCCTCCTTTCTTCTATCGTGGTACATCCAGTGATGTGGCAGGGCAAGATTGGAGGGCGTCAGCGAAATCACACGCACACAGTGATGTTCACAAACCCAACCCAATAAGCTAGACCTCAAGTTACAGTCAACACCGTGGAATGACTTATCATAGATTCATACTGTATGGACTGAATCAGAGGCTCAGTCTTATACAACTAAGACATGGACTATAGGCCTACTCACGTAATGACCCCAAGTTAGCCAAGTTAAATTGTTCCTCTTTGAGATAGGGCACCTAATACACAGCAGCTGTAACAGCCACACTTCACAAAATCTTTATTTCCAACCATTTCCTTCACTGTCTTGTTTGTGACCACTCACCTCTGCTGATGCGGCCCACACACATGTTGTCGGGGGAGACCACCTCCTGCTTGACTGAGAAGTAGTCCCCTTGCAGTGTGTTGAGGGGCATGTCCCTGAGGATGACGTTTGGGTATTCGCTCTCGTACTTGAGTGACAGCAGGTCTTCGGAGCTGATTGGGTGAAGGGTCTGGTAGGACTCTGTGATGAAGCCCGGCTCTGAGTATTCAGAGGGAGGAACGCACTGGGCATGCTCAATGCCATAGCCTGGAGAAAcacaggagaaggagggagggagggagggagggagggagggagggagggagggagggagggagggagggagggagggagggagggagggagggagggagggagggagggagggagggagggagggagggagggagggagggagggagggggggagggagggagggagacgggaagagagtgagagatagagacagagagggaggtggatagagagaaggagggggcgggagagagtgagagaaagagagaggggaagagagtgagtgatagagagagaggtggcgagagagaaggagggggcaggagagagcgcacgagagagagagagagacagaaagagagagagagcgagcgagagagagaaagagagagagagagagagagagagagagagagagagagagagagagagagagaaaaaaaaatggagAGCTCAGTGTAACAAAAAGTCACTGGACCTAATGTGCTGAGTCATATCCCCATTCTTTCTGTATAGACATTGATTGACGTAACATATTACATATTAACAAGCCATTAGTGCATTAGAGCCAGACTACGTACATAGGATTTAGTCTCCTCAGTGGTACTTACTGACAAAGTAGTCTGAGGTATAGTGGGATTCCTGGAAGGTGGAGGTCAGGCCGTTGACAGGGAAATGCTTTGTGTCTTCTTCATGAAAAATAGATATCAACAGTCACTGACCCTGTCATTGATTTAATGTATCCTATAACAGTCGTAAACTCACTGCATCCAGTATGGCTGATTAAATATTAATGACCAGGAGGAAACGGAGGTCTTCCTCTTCATCTCAGATTACCATGTAAATGCTAACAGCGCTAACACTTGAAACCGTTTTGCACAAAGAGACTACAGTGCCAATGCTGTGCTTCAACACACACTACAGCTAATGTGATAGGTACAGTAGGCATTTCTGAGGCTTATgattgataccagggttgggctcaattttGAATTGAAGGCAGTCATTTCAGGAAGTAAACAAAAATTGTAATTCAATAATCTTAAAAGGGCATTTATGTTCAGCGATTTCTCAATGAACTGAAAGGTAGAAGCTATTTATATCAACATTTTGgaaatttcagattttttttattcaaatccctacctgaattgactgccttcaattcTAATTGAGCCCAACCCCGATTGGTATGTTGTACAGAGCATTGTGCGTACTGTATTACATCATGCTACAGCCTGGGCCTACCTTTTTGAAGCATCTCTAGATGTTCCCAGAGGATGTCGCCCACATAGTCAGGTGCTAGATCCAGGAAGCGTTCCTTCCCCAGGGCACACATACTGGCCCCGTTCATACAGAACTTGTGGAAGTCCACACTCTTCAGGCTAAACTCGTTCACCGTCCACGTTAGCCACTCTCCCACGTGGTTCTCTGTCCACTGCCTGGGGTCTGAGAGGGacatggggggagagggagggacatgtCACTGAAGGGCTACCTGAGGTCACAGTCATATACATGGTGACAAGAAACCTCCACTCCACTTTGTTTTAATCTACCATCTCCTGAATTAGAATGGAGGTGAGGTATTATCAGGCCACAGAGCTTCTGTAGCACATTCATTTTCATTAGCAGTTTCAGTGGGTCATATTTTAGACGTGCTGCTTCTGCTATTAGAGGTAAGAGGTGAGGTGGTGCAGATAAGTGGTGATAGTAACAATAGACTGACAGTGAAACCCCAGCTATTTGCAGAATGGCTGGGAGGGCTGGACTGGGGAAACCAAACATAGACATGCTGCATCCTATAATATCAAAATGGTGAGCTCTGTGGTATGCCTCAATCGAAGAACCATCATTAAtcatttctgtctgtctctctaccccggCTTTCCCTGAATCCTACAGTCTGTCTAACAACCAATACACTCAATCTGTCATTTTGTATATAATGTCACCACTTAGCAATCTTTAGTCatactgagaggaggggtttagaTTTTGAGTGTGTGTAGGGAAACATGTCACAGTGGGTAATCAAAAAGTATGCATGTAAAGTGAGAgataggaagagaaagagagagaaagacacagaaagagaaagtAAGACCTTGTTTAAGTGCTTTACCTTTGGGAATGGCCAGTCGTTGCTGTTCCTTTGTGAAGCCGCTGAACGTGTCCTTCAGAGCCTGAGACATCATCTCTTTACTCCCTGGAGTGAGCAGGGGCACGTCTCCACACTCCAGATCTGTCAgtcacacaagagagagagactagcagTCAGACTCACAGCGCACAGaacacagggccacacacacactcacacacacacacacacacaaacacacagccgcCGTGATGAAGCACTTGGCTGAACAATTACATCCTGTCCAGACAGACAGTGTATCGACTTGGGAGAGAATCAATTATACTATGGCAGCTGCCACAAATgctttggtcacatacacgtgcacACCAACAACACATGCTCCAGCTTCCGCTGTCCGTGTTGTCCAAGTGCCTCAAAGCAAAGGGTTGTTTGTTTGGCTATATATTGCATGAATACCTCACATATGGACAAGGTAGAAGCCATTCTCACTGGGGATCCAGTGGGTAGGACTCACAGAGTGGGGCTGATACCTATCACTGTGACCTCTTATGCCCCCTTCCCCCCAGAGGTCAGGGACGATGCGATGATGTCACCCTAAGCCCTGCCAGGCTGGAGGGGGTGGGGGTAAGGGGTCAAGGGGGGTGGGTGGAGGGTGAGTGTCTCTGTGGTCCCGGACACACAGGCCCACTGTTTTCCCCTCACAGCCAGTGGGCATCCAGCATGAGACAGAGCACTCTTTGATGGCTTTAAACAGTGCCTGATGACTCGCATTGATCTAATTAGACTCTACCAGGCTACAGagtggtggatggagggagggggagagggaaagccCCCAGGGCAGGAGCGCTAAACTAGAGTGCTAAAACTTTACTTGGATCAAGACAGCAACAGAAAAAACTaagacatggaaagagagagagagacaaacacagacagagagacagatagacagacagacaatgacTGTGACAGTCTATTGTGAATGAATATATAAATCACCACATTCCATAACAAAGAAAGGCATAAATGATTACCACGGCTGtatgtcactctgtctctatcacCCCTCGCTGTGTGAGGTAAACTACCAGATCACAAGCAGGCCCGGAGAGAGGCTGGAGATATTTTGTCACCCCTCTGCTGTCTCTTGACGCCATAAATGTTCTGGCAACTCTGCCCTGGTTTGATCTGCCAGCCCAGCGAAGGGGAGGCCTTGGCGATGTGAAGTTCATGCGTGTTTTCACTGCTCATCGACGTTCCCAACTTCGTCTGGAATGCACAACAGCTGTCGTTCCTCTGTGGGCTGTGGAACTGTAACTCAACGCTGCCCGTCTGGAACccaaggctctctctctctatctaaccgcTGGAAGCTGACAGGCCAAATTATGCAGAGTGCCCAAATGGAAGCGAACCATAACACTGCCGGTGTGTGATTCGATTAGGCCTccatgctccctctctctccatttggaAGTCCTGATTATACTACATATTACAGTAACTCTATTGGCTTGGTTACGCATTTCTACAGTATCATGATATTTTAGAATCATATTACAAAAGACTGAAGAGGCTATTGTCAGACAAGGCCCATTCTGAAATGAAAATAAAACGAGACCTGATGTCCATGTCCCTGACTGCACGGTCGTCTTAACCATCTCCACCGTGACGGCTGGTTGTTGATTGACTACGTAGGGTTAGATAGCGCTAGTAGAGCGCGCTCGCTGCCTGAGATGAGATGGAGCTTGCTCAGTCAGACTGTGTCTGGGCTTTGATATCTATCAAAGACGGAGACGGAGAGAATGTTGAAGTTTATTTTACATGGATCGAGTGGAGTTTGTCTGCACTTTGGAACCAGCTCGCGCTGCCCTCTCGTCATCCCCAGGCTGGGCTTCGCAGGCCTAAAGCTGTCTTAAAACCCATCAAAGACACACAGCTCATTCTGGGTGAGCAGGTGGGGGTTCATATTGTACAGACGCCCACCAGCTGAAACAGGCTTAACCATTGTGAGTGTGTCTGAACTGCATAACATTCATGTTTTAACTTCAACATGGTATTTCCTGGTGCATGAAGCTCTTATAGACTGAACTGAATTTGATTCTGTCTTACACATTACAAATTATTCCATTTCATACAGTATTCCATTAATGATACTCCCTCTCTAAACGACCCATGCAGTTCTCTGTAAGATAGCTAATGTACTGTGCATCTAATAACTGGGGAGGCTGGCTTGGGTATAGAGTCTCTGCTAAATTATGAGGCCCTGATATGGTTTCAATGCCTGGGAGTCTGATTAGGGC from Oncorhynchus kisutch isolate 150728-3 linkage group LG15, Okis_V2, whole genome shotgun sequence encodes:
- the LOC109905795 gene encoding protein c-ets-1-B isoform X2, with the protein product MYFCPHTAVLQFLIGRLFAQSKLCFVWYRHQSVSSVSSVSSAEGPVVCLRPVAQIFLIPFDLECGDVPLLTPGSKEMMSQALKDTFSGFTKEQQRLAIPKDPRQWTENHVGEWLTWTVNEFSLKSVDFHKFCMNGASMCALGKERFLDLAPDYVGDILWEHLEMLQKEDTKHFPVNGLTSTFQESHYTSDYFVSYGIEHAQCVPPSEYSEPGFITESYQTLHPISSEDLLSLKYESEYPNVILRDMPLNTLQGDYFSVKQEVVSPDNMCVGRISRGKLGGQDSFESNESFESCDRLTQSWSSQSSFSSLQRVPSYDSFDSEDYPSTLHGHKPKGTFKDYVRECSDLSKDKPVIPAAALAGYTGSGPIQLWQFLLELLTDKSCQSFISWTGDGWEFKLSDPDEVARRWGKRKNKPKMNYEKLSRGLRYYYDKNIIHKTSGKRYVYRFVCDLKSLLGYTPEELHAMLDVKPDVDE
- the LOC109905795 gene encoding protein c-ets-1-B isoform X1, whose protein sequence is MSYYMDPVSSYSTLHPCDRLGAMRQSGGVAMGPLTQLPGMVVHPQQQPHYPPPRTLYPQDITLQEVPNGHDLIPTDLECGDVPLLTPGSKEMMSQALKDTFSGFTKEQQRLAIPKDPRQWTENHVGEWLTWTVNEFSLKSVDFHKFCMNGASMCALGKERFLDLAPDYVGDILWEHLEMLQKEDTKHFPVNGLTSTFQESHYTSDYFVSYGIEHAQCVPPSEYSEPGFITESYQTLHPISSEDLLSLKYESEYPNVILRDMPLNTLQGDYFSVKQEVVSPDNMCVGRISRGKLGGQDSFESNESFESCDRLTQSWSSQSSFSSLQRVPSYDSFDSEDYPSTLHGHKPKGTFKDYVRECSDLSKDKPVIPAAALAGYTGSGPIQLWQFLLELLTDKSCQSFISWTGDGWEFKLSDPDEVARRWGKRKNKPKMNYEKLSRGLRYYYDKNIIHKTSGKRYVYRFVCDLKSLLGYTPEELHAMLDVKPDVDE
- the LOC109905795 gene encoding protein C-ets-1 isoform X3, translating into MIMTAAVDMKPTLTIIKSERMDDLECGDVPLLTPGSKEMMSQALKDTFSGFTKEQQRLAIPKDPRQWTENHVGEWLTWTVNEFSLKSVDFHKFCMNGASMCALGKERFLDLAPDYVGDILWEHLEMLQKEDTKHFPVNGLTSTFQESHYTSDYFVSYGIEHAQCVPPSEYSEPGFITESYQTLHPISSEDLLSLKYESEYPNVILRDMPLNTLQGDYFSVKQEVVSPDNMCVGRISRGKLGGQDSFESNESFESCDRLTQSWSSQSSFSSLQRVPSYDSFDSEDYPSTLHGHKPKGTFKDYVRECSDLSKDKPVIPAAALAGYTGSGPIQLWQFLLELLTDKSCQSFISWTGDGWEFKLSDPDEVARRWGKRKNKPKMNYEKLSRGLRYYYDKNIIHKTSGKRYVYRFVCDLKSLLGYTPEELHAMLDVKPDVDE